A portion of the Fulvia fulva chromosome 1, complete sequence genome contains these proteins:
- a CDS encoding putative 26S proteasome regulatory subunit rpn7, producing MGEPQYLAYPTLALAQNVFAIASPTTDKAFKQTSLEALQHDIREHKMAPLYAYLAPPQTGKLNAAGEGSAVLSPTISRANTNSSAAPPIATLRRTSSINAPSIVGVLGGKTDSSFELPWDEALYEELRKDNERELAAIQKEEDDALEQAGETEIQTARGKRAEFYARVGDKDKALEEFEKLFEKTGILGTKIDIVLAIIRLGLFFDDKLLVKKNVDRASQLVESGGDWDRRNRLKAYQGLHLLTIRAHNLAAPMLLDSLSTFTSTELCTYSSLVVYATLAGAVSLPRRDFKTKVVDAPEVRAVFGSESDSDRLSALGGAASAGPSAEDDAMKVDSTTTPKPTAVNLTTLASGSASAEAQAKAEPKVDFRPLATMIQSLYNGNYASFFTSLAAVEQNFLATDRYLYEHKSWFVREMRLRAYAQLLQSYKVVGLDSMASSFGVSVNWLDKDLAPFIASQRLPCTIDRVRGIIETQRADDKNKQYNDVVKQGDQLITKLQKYGQVVRLRGSERG from the exons ATGGGTGAGCCGCAATACCTCGCATACCCAACGCTGGCGCTGGCACAGAATGTCTTCGCCATCGCATCGCCCACCACCGACAAGGCGTTCAAACAGACATCTCTCGAAGCACTCCAACATGACATCCGCGAGCACAAGATGGCCCCTCTCTACGCCTACCTAGCACCTCCTCAAACAGGCAAGCTCAACGCAGCTGGCGAAGGCAGCGCTGTTCTATCACCAACCATCAGTCGCGCAAACACGAACTCTTCTGCAGCACCACCCATCGCCACATTACGACGGACGAGCAGTATCAATGCTCCATCGATAGTGGGCGTGCTCGGTGGCAAGACGGACTCGTCGTTCGAGCTGCCTTGGGACGAGGCGTTGTACGAGGAGCTGCGCAAGGACAACGAGAGGGAGCTGGCTGCCATACAAAAAGAGGAAGACGATGCTTTGGAGCAGGCCGGAGAGACTGAGATTCAGACTGCGCGAGGAAAGCGCGCCGAGTTCTACGCGAGAGTGGGTGACAAGGACAAGGCGTTGGAGGAGTTCGAGAAACTGTTCGAGAAGACGGGCATCCTCGGCACCAAGATCGACATTGTTCTCGCCATCATCCGGCTTGGTCTGTTCTTCGATGACAAGCTGCTTGTCAAGAAGAATGTCGACCGCGCTTCGCAGTTGGTGGAGAGCGGTGGTGACTGGGACCGCCGGAATCGCCTGAAGGCCTACCAAGGTCTGCATCTTCTCACCATTCGCGCACACAACCTTGCAGCTCCTATGCTTCTCGATTCTCTTTCGACATTCACATCCACGGAACTCTGCACATACAGCTCTTTGGTTGTGTACGCCACGCTTGCCGGAGCTGTGTCTCTCCCACGCCGCGACTTCAAGACCAAAGTTGTAGATGCACCAGAAGTGCGTGCTGTGTTCGGCAGCGAGAGTGACTCGGACCGTCTTTCCGCACTGGGCGGTGCAGCATCGGCAGGTCCTTCGGCCGAGGACGATGCCATGAAGGTCGACTCAACCACAACGCCAAAGCCGACAGCAGTCAATCTTACAACCCTCGCATCTGGTTCAGCTTCAGCGGAGGCTCAAGCCAAGGCCGAGCCAAAGGTCGACTTCCGTCCTCTTGCGACCATGATCCAGAGTCTGTACAACGGCAACTATGCCAGCTTCTTCACGTCTCTCGCTGCGGTCGAGCAGAACTTCCTGGCGACAGATCGATACTTGTACGAGCACAAGAGCTGGTTCGTGAGAGAGATGCGGTTGCGAGCTTACGCTCAGCTGCTCCAGAGCTACAAGGTCGTGGGACTCGACAGCATGGCCAGCAGCTTCGGCGTAAGCGTGAATTGGTTGGACAAGGATCTGGCACCGTTCATTGCCAGCCAGAGGTTGCCTTGCACTATCGATCGCGTGCGAGGCATCATCGAGACACAGCGGGCGGACGACAAGAACAAGCA GTACAACGACGTGGTCAAGCAGGGTGACCAGCTCATCACGAAGCTACAGAAGTACGGCCAGGTCGTGCGTCTACGTGGAAGCGAGCGTGGCTGA